From a region of the Oryza sativa Japonica Group chromosome 6, ASM3414082v1 genome:
- the LOC107281270 gene encoding uncharacterized protein, whose amino-acid sequence MDLPQFVVDIDALAKLQLEGMLPSQQNPEDPTKEDDENEHKNAQAANAILSAFSGSEFNRVDGIESAKVIWDTLRNLHEGTDSASESKVEILKGQFERFVMLDGESPSDMYDRLSKIVNEIKRLGSKDMTDEVVVKKMVQAITPRNSTLVTIIRERPDYKTLTPHDLHGCILAHDMLEQESKEVIQYINQTSTTSIKKEDLALKAKEEEEESCKSKSKAEIDDEEMALFVKKFGKFMKQSGFAKGSSSKYSSNKSSGRHSARVCYVCKKPGHFIADCPHIKDCPHLKEDKKKLEKKEKHKHSKHDRYGQAHLGMIFGFDSESSSSDEEGVATFTVKPSSPPRLFNYSSDEDAPICLMAKETKVPSPLKSFNVDLVSDEEDDVEDEVMDEELFKSITKESLPHLSELLGRIEDQYATLERQEALLIREKERSHELKGELAKEREKMRLWYGFTSKPKSLTLILR is encoded by the exons ATGGATCTCCCACAATTTGTCGTCGACATCGATGCACTGGCAAAGCTGCAGCTTGAGGGCATGCTGCCAAGCCAGCAG AATCCCGAGGATCCCACCAAGGAGGACGATGAGAACGAGCACAAGAACGCTCAAGCCGCTAATGCAATTCTTAGCGCCTTCAGTGGAAGTGAGTTCAACCGTGTGGACGGCATTGAGAGTGCCAAAGTGATTTGGGACACGCTTAGGAATTTGCATGAAGGCACGGATAGTGCTAGCGAGTCCAAGGTGGAGATTCTCAAGGGGCAGTTTGAACGGTTTGTGATGTTGGATGGTGAGAGCCCAAGCGACATGTATGATCGATTGAGCAAGATCGTTAATGAGATCAAGCGACTTGGCTCCAAGGACATGACCGATGAGGTTGTGGTCAAGAAGATGGTTCAGGCAATCACTCCAAGGAACTCTACCTTGGTGACCATCATTCGTGAGCGTCCGGACTACAAGACTCTTACACCTCATGACTTGCACGGGTGTATCCTTGCCCATGACATGCTCGAGCAAGAGTCCAAGGAGGTCATccaatatatcaaccaaacctcAACCACAAGCATCAAGAAGGAAGACTTGGCATTGAaggcaaaggaagaagaagaagagagttgcAAGAGTAAGAGCAAGGCGGAGATCGATGATGAAGAGATGGCTCTCTTCGTCAAGAAGTTCGGCAAGTTCATGAAGCAAAGTGGCTTCGCCAAGGGAAGTTCGTCCAAGTATTCCTCCAACAAGTCAAGTGGAAGACACTCCGCAAGGGTGTGCTATGTGTGCAAAAAGCCCGGGCACTTCATTGCGGATTGCCCCCACATCAAGGATTGCCCCCACCTCAAGGAAGACAAGAAGAAGcttgagaagaaagagaagCACAAGCATAGCAAGCATGATCGCTATGGCCAAGCTCACCTTGGGATGATCTTCGGCTTCGACTCCGAGTCAAGCTCAAGTGATGAAGAAGGAGTTGCCACGTTCaccgtcaagccttcatcaccacCGAGACTCTTCAACTACTCAAGTGATGAGGATGCTCCCATTTGCCTCATGGCAAAGGAGACTAAGGTACCCTCTCCCCTCAAGTCATTTAATGTTGATCTTGTTAGTGATGAGGAGGATGATGTTGAGGATGAGGTTATGGATGAGGAGTTGTTCAAGTCCATAACCAAGGAGTCTCTGCCACACTTGAGTGAGTTGCTTGGGAGAATTGAGGATCAATATGCAACCCTTGAGAGGCAAGAGGCATTACTCATTCGTGAGAAAGAGCGGTCTCATGAACTCAAGGGTGAGCTTgctaaggagagagaaaaaatgagGCTTTGGTACGGCTTTACAAGCAAACCAAAGAGTCTCACGCTAATCTTGAGGTGA